A part of Aspergillus flavus chromosome 1, complete sequence genomic DNA contains:
- a CDS encoding efflux pump antibiotic resistance protein has product MATPQERHPEMFRPLNHKSPRGMKQTVPLECLCLGFNRTGTASRILDTPMTMCNALEILGLPCWHSTQFMSTRFGDIEMWQEAVDRKFFGAGPKSGRQEFDQLMHDFGAVSSDTPAIAFADDLIEAYPEAKVVLVERDVDSWYESWMNTVIKNTYDPFVTVVYHIDRFFTRPIARIHITTFQGWLGISNPEDARLKSKAKYRQHYELVRRITPMDRLLEYKLSDGWEPLCEFLGKPVPDQPFPHLNEKKWVDEKLQLLLSQGMKLLAYKVFLYFLAPLTLAGLMCFVM; this is encoded by the exons ATG GCTACACCACAGGAAAGACATCCGGAGATGTTTAGACCCTTGAATCACAAGTCCCCAAGAGGGATGAAGCAAACAGTACCTCTGGAATGCCTGTGTCTGGGGTTTAACCGGACGGGAACGGCATCTCGCATCCTCGACACTCCCATGA CGATGTGCAATGCACTCGAGATTCTTGGCCTACCATGCTGGCACTCCACACAGTTCATGTCGACGCGATTTGGCGACATCGAGATGTGGCAGGAGGCAGTGGATCGAAAGTTCTTCGGAGCAGGACCCAAATCCGGGCGCCAGGAGTTCGACCAGCTGATGCATGACTTTGGGGCCGTCTCGTCCGACACCCCGGCTATTGCGTTCGCTGACGACCTGATCGAAGCGTACCCGGAGGCCAAGGTCGTGCTGGTCGAGAGAGACGTCGACTCGTGGTATGAGAGCTGGATGAATACAGTGATTAAAAATACTTACGACCCGTTTGTCACGGTCGTCTATCACATTGATCGCTTCTTCACGCGTCCGATTGCGAGAATCCATATAACGACCTTCCAGGGTTGGTTGGGGATATCTAATCCCGAGGATGCCCGTCTCAAGAGTAAAGCCAAGTATAGACAACACTACGAGCTCGTCCGGCGCATAACTCCCATGGACAGACTCCTAGAGTATAAACTCTCGGATGGATGGGAACCGCTGTGTGAGTTTCTAGGGAAGCCGGTGCCGGACCAGCCTTTTCCCCATCTTAATGAGAAGAAATGGGTCGACGAGAAACTCCAGCTCCTGCTCTCACAGGGAATGAAACTTTTGGCGTACAAGGTTTTTCTTTACTTCCTGGCTCCGCTGACTTTAGCTGGGCTTATGTGCTTCGTGATGTAA
- a CDS encoding dienelactone hydrolase family protein (unnamed protein product): MSFSKCCIQGFSWQGTPTGRTDKLSNNDVYITGDKADVAILFIADLFGWTFPNVRLIADHYAREVGATVFVPDFFGGEVLYFDLVAAEKFDQIDLPGFIGRNGRDQRESEIFDCARALKQELGYKKVGAVGYCYGGWASFRLGAKEHASAPLVDCIAVGHPSLLTKKDIDEVAVPVQMLAPEIDQAYPLELKLHTFETLQRLNVPFDYQHFPGVVHACFVRGDENKPGERAAMERGKNAVVGWLRQFLKDT; the protein is encoded by the coding sequence ATGTCATTCTCAAAGTGCTGCATCCAAGGCTTCTCATGGCAAGGCACACCGACGGGGCGCACCGATAAACTATCCAACAACGATGTCTACATCACGGGCGACAAAGCCGACGTGGCGATCCTGTTCATCGCCGACCTCTTTGGCTGGACATTCCCCAACGTCCGCCTCATTGCAGACCACTATGCCCGCGAAGTCGGCGCAACAGTCTTCGTGCccgacttcttcggcggGGAGGTTCTATATTTCGATCTCGTTGCCGCAGAGAAATTCGATCAGATCGATCTGCCCGGGTTCATTGGGCGCAATGGTCGGGATCAGCGCGAGTCGGAGATTTTCGACTGTGCACGCGCTCTGAAGCAGGAACTGGGGTATAAGAAAGTCGGGGCTGTAGGATACTGCTACGGCGGATGGGCATCATTTCGCCTCGGCGCAAAGGAACATGCATCTGCGCCGTTGGTGGATTGTATCGCCGTCGGTCATCCGTCTCTGCTCACGAAGAAGGACATCGATGAAGTGGCTGTTCCCGTGCAAATGCTGGCGCCGGAGATTGATCAGGCGTATCCGTTGGAGCTGAAGTTGCATACCTTTGAGACGCTGCAGCGGTTGAATGTGCCGTTTGATTATCAGCATTTCCCCGGCGTCGTGCATGCGTGCTTTGTGCGTGGCGATGAGAATAAGCCAGGTGAGCGGGCGGCGAtggagagagggaagaatGCGGTTGTTGGGTGGCTCCGACAGTTTTTGAAAGACACCTGA
- a CDS encoding uncharacterized protein (expressed protein) → MAQRYTHLIYGWGVMACGLLIAPERASLLCLSIRLCSAEIHNSRYDYQIRRLLYQARRILDQEPSIKYGLRVSQEFLRRRVAIARIMKKIRKAKEPHGHEAFQDGIITNRRIVLILSKTLLIKYSPSSFQNMYSIIKMGVGTGCISEVRG, encoded by the coding sequence ATGGCGCAAAGATATACACATCTAATTTACGGCTGGGGGGTGATGGCATGCGGTCTTTTAATAGCGCCAGAGAGAGCAAGCCTGCTATGCTTGAGTATCCGTCTGTGTTCGGCAGAAATTCATAATTCAAGATATGACTATCAGATCAGACGACTCCTTTACCAGGCTAGACGGATACTTGACCAAGAGCCGAGTATAAAGTATGGCCTTCGGGTTAGTCAAGAGTTTCTCAGAAGAAGAGTAGCAATAGCAAGAATAATGAAAAAAATTCGCAAGGCAAAAGAGCCTCACGGGCATGAAGCCTTTCAAGATGGTATAATCACAAATCGAAGgatagtattaattttgaGCAAAACTCTCTTGATTAAGTACTCCCCGAGTTCCTTCCAAAATATGTACAGCATTATCAAAATGGGGGTTGGAACGGGCTGTATTAGTGAAGTACGAGGTTGA
- a CDS encoding Lactonase, 7-bladed beta-propeller-domain-containing protein: MYSSLLLTLLATSTKHVLGEKHHLYSGFFSGSQLYGIQFDDETSTLTVVNNITTNSSDGSKWIAIDERRENVYVASGASYNSYTITSDLGLTLASNLTISDTCANLNHITSLSSSPYTVFGAPYSTGCSGQAITVDQSGALKAIVGSITYGNSSGVHGLAVDTDGTFIYSADDMGDAVWVHSFDKTTGAVEEVQYLAAPRGANPRHLAVHPRGNYVYVVYEKANQLAVYSRDASTGKLTYTNTTYPLIPSGYTNTSSYWSDEVAFSVSSAESPKYLFASTRSIISTSSPGYVTAFSLDATTGAIQEQLFLSQTTGSGGSANSVSPAIFSEDYFAITDSGSNFIEVWQVSVDGSAATVVAHLDLDNGPANVVWYS; this comes from the exons ATGTATTCCTCATTGCTGTTGACTCTACTTGCAACCTCCACTAAGCACGTTTTGGGTGAAAAACATCATCTATACTCAGGCTTTTTCTCAGGGTCGCAACTTTATGGTATTCAATTTGACGACGAGACTTCCACTCTGACGGTCGTCAATAACATTACCACCAACAGCTCCGATGGATCGAAATGGATCGCGATTGAT GAGAGACGGGAAAACGTCTATGTTGCTTCCGGAGCTTCCTATAACAGCTACACAATCACTTCCGACCTAGGACTAACTCTCGCGAGTAACCTCACAATATCTGACACTT GTGCGAATCTCAATCACATTACCTCATTATCTTCATCCCCATACACGGTCTTTGGCGCGCCATACAGCACCGGCTGTTCCGGACAGGCGATTACTGTAGATCAATCTGGCGCGCTCAAGGCCATCGTTGGTAGCATCACTTACGGGAACAGTTCTGGCGTACACGGCTTGGCCGTCGATACCGATGGCACCTTTATCTACTCGGCGGATGACATGGGCGATGCTGTTTGGGTCCATTCATTTGACAAAACTACTGGCGCTGTCGAGGAAGTGCAATACCTTGCGGCGCCACGGGGCGCCAACCCGCGGCATTTAGCAGTGCATCCCAGAGGAAATTATGTCTATGTCGTCTATGAAAAAGCCAATCAGCTCGCTGTTTACTCTAGAGATGCCAGTACTGGGAAGCTGACATACACCAACACCACGTACCCCTTAATCCCATCTG GCTATACAAACACATCATCTTACTGGTCCGACGAGGTCGCTTTCTCGGTCAGTAGCGCCGAATCGCCTAAATACCTCTTTGCCTCCACACGGTCAATAATTAGTACATCTTCACCCGGCTACGTGACTGCCTTTAGCCTTGATGCAACCACTGGTGCTATACAGGAGCAACTGTTCCTTTCTCAGACGACCGGCAGCGGTGGTTCAGCTAATTCGGTCTCCCCTGCCATCTTCTCGGAAGACTACTTCGCCATCACGGACAGTGGCAGTAACTTTATTGAGGTTTGGCAGGTGTCGGTTGATGGAAGCGCGGCGACTGTGGTCGCTCACCTCGATCTGGACAATGGACCGGCGAATGTGGTGTGGTATAGTTAA
- a CDS encoding putative methyltransferase, translating to MDPLQFDKIGHRYNDVTNLPSVWLLEDILKSQIGPIQGLDVLDLACGNGYWSRRSIDWGAKKVVGVDISKVMVDNAQLQARAEDPSEFHVVDCIAPFNMGAFDLVLGIWLLNYAKDITELLTMWQNIFDSLKPGGRFVGVITNYEILQTTACGQEYHFGGVTYKVLERITEGTRIQVILDTTDPIASICYMLEPGLHEECAAQAGFSNLRWEPLPSELDVDLGPLFFQIVTASC from the coding sequence ATGGATCCTCTCCAGTTTGACAAGATCGGACACCGCTACAACGATGTGACCAATCTTCCTAGCGTATGGCTACTAGAGGACATCCTTAAAAGCCAAATCGGTCCGATTCAAGGTCTCGACGTGCTTGACCTAGCCTGCGGAAACGGGTATTGGTCCAGGAGAAGCATTGACTGGGGAGCGAAGAAGGTTGTTGGCGTGGATATCTCCAAGGTCATGGTGGACAACGCACAACTCCAGGCCCGGGCAGAAGATCCCTCTGAATTCCATGTTGTGGACTGCATCGCGCCATTCAACATGGGGGCATTTGACCTCGTCCTAGGCATCTGGCTTTTGAACTATGCCAAGGACATAACGGAGTTGTTGACGATGTGGCAGAACATTTTTGACAGCTTGAAACCCGGCGGGCGGTTTGTCGGAGTCATTACAAATTACGAGATACTACAGACGACTGCCTGTGGACAGGAATACCACTTTGGAGGAGTGACTTACAAAGTGCTTGAACGGATCACAGAAGGAACTCGCATTCAAGTTATTCTTGACACGACGGACCCGATAGCCTCCATCTGCTATATGCTTGAACCGGGGTTGCATGAGGAATGTGCCGCTCAGGCTGGGTTCAGCAACTTGAGATGGGAACCACTTCCTAGTGAACTCGACGTGGACCTCggtcctctttttttccagATTGTTACTGCTTCGTGTTAA
- a CDS encoding MFS transporter yields MPSSDVEASLDGDVKLEHAEELENVHSIDPELERRIVRKIDCRLLPTTAVIYLLCYLDRSNIGNAKILNSSTNDTLLESNSISNYQYTIAMMVFLVAYSVFEAPSNLALKIFEPRRWLGFLVIAFGAFCTGIGFTHNFAGLAALRFLLGAAEAGAFPGMIYYFTFWYKPAERASRIAVFMCSATLSGAFGGAIAYGVGHLNGARGLEGWRWLFLVEGVPTIAAGLLVFLFLPSYPDKVGWLTDEEKEAQALRLEDGGSSGEDKLNWKDAKETLLSARLYAHYLTYLSISAGVASLSLFAPTIIAGLGYTDLQAQLFTVPPYAVAYVVTLGLAWLSDRLKCRGAIACGSQVMASVAFIIQACLPAEAYTARYAFLVIATTGAFGGLPSLNAWVGDNIHTTTARSITTALNISFSGPGQIIGVWIYRAQDAPAYRLGHGVNAGMSFLAAVLAFCLTLYYRQQNVKMQGTSQTRWVT; encoded by the exons ATGCCCTCAAGCGACGTAGAGGCCAGTCTCGATGGAGATGTAAAACTTGAACATGCAGAGGAACTCGAGAATGTCCACAGTATAGACCCAGAACTGGAAAGGAG AATCGTTCGGAAGATCGATTgtcgtcttcttccaacCACCGCAGTGATATATCTCCTATGCTACCTCGACAGATCGAACATTG GAAACGCAAAAATCCTAAATTCGTCAACCAATGATACCCTTCTGGAAAGCAACAGCATCTCGAACTACCAATACACAATCGCAATGATGGTTTTTCTGGTGGCCTATTCCGTATTTGAAGCGCCGAGCAATCTGGCCTTGAAAATCTTCGAACCGCGCAG GTGGCTGGGGTTCCTTGTCATTGCTTTCGGTGCCTTCTGCACTGGAATTGGGTTCACGCATAATTTTGCAGGGCTGGCAGCGCTTCGATTTCTCCTGGGCGCTGCGGAAGCTGGTGCGTTTCCAG GCATGATTTATTACTTCACATTCTGGTACAAGCCCGCAGAACGTGCCAGTCGAATTGCAGTATTCATGTGCAGTGCCACACTGTCGGGTGCCTTTGGCGG CGCAATCGCATACGGTGTGGGCCACCTGAATGGTGCTCGAGGGCTGGAgggatggcgatggctcTTCCTCGTGGAAGGAGTTCCAACTA TTGCCGCTGGCTTAttggtgtttctttttctgccaAGCTACCCGGACAAGGTAGGATGGCTTACagacgaagagaaagaagctcaagcacTTCGTCTAGAAGATGGGGGTTCTTCTGG CGAAGACAAACTCAACTGGAAAGACGCCAAAGAAACTCTCCTATCAGCAAGACTTTACGCTCACTACCTCACATACCTATCTATATCGGCCGGGGTAGCCTCGCTATCCCTCTTTGCTCCAACGATTATCGCAGGACTGGGCTATACCGACCTTCAAGCACAGCTCTTTACCGTTCCCCCGTACGCTGTTGCATACGTTGTGACACTAGGGCTGGCTTGGCTCTCAGACCGGCTGAAATGTCGAGGTGCCATTGCATGTGGATCCCAGGTTATGGCCTCGGTGGCTTTTATTATCCAGG CATGCTTACCAGCTGAGGCGTATACTGCGCGCTATGCGTTTCTCGTCATTGCCACAACCGGGGCATTTGGCGGTCTACCCTCACTGAACGCCTGGGTGGGAGATAATATTCATACGACTACAGCTCGGTCTATCACAACGGCACTCAATATCTCCTTCTCTGGTCCAGGGCAGATCATCGGAGTCTGGATTTATAGAGCCCAGGATGCCCCGGCATACCGGTTGGGTCATGGTGTCAATGCTGGTATGAGCTTTTTGGCTGCAGTTCTGGCCTTCTGCTTGACGCTTTACTATCGGCAACAAAATGTGAAGATGCAAGGTACTAGTCAGACTCGTTGGGTGACTTGA